One Scyliorhinus torazame isolate Kashiwa2021f chromosome 17, sScyTor2.1, whole genome shotgun sequence genomic window, aaaggtccattgaccttcggaggagccggaaaatcccgccctcagATTCCATTCAGCTTATACATGCACCTAATAAACATAAATAACATCCACAGTAATTAAATATGCATGATAATGTGCTATATAGaacacgcatgtgtgtgtgtgtgtgtatataaaatgATTTTTCTCATTAaatctgtaaattatgatatttgtATTTACAGAGTTTTCAGCAATGTTCCCTTCAGGTACTTACTGTCCCAATAATGATGGTTTATTTGCCACACAAGGGATTGAGCTGAAATGTATTGCAGTTGCTGTGGGCACACACCAGAGACCGCATCGCTCCTTCAGTGACGTTAAAGGACCAGTCTTCATATCCGTGCTCACAGACAGCTTGGTTGGGGTGGGGTATGGATGCTGCGTCTTCAGGAATACCAAGTTTACCTGAAGAAATGCCTCatttggaaaaaaaatcaaaagcGGAGACTCCCGTAGATCGGGCAGCATCTGCCGGAAGTGAGGAAAAGAACGGGTTTGATGAACTTTCGCCGATCGGAAGCGTTAACTTTGCTTCCCTCTCCGCCAGTGTGGCGGAGTTTTCTGTTTCTATTctggatttccagtatctgcagtatttttctcGAAATGGACTGGTAGCTCTTTTGGTACTTCACCATAGCGGGCAATGCTGGCAAGTATATACTTGAGCTGAAGTATATCAGCAAGAGAGGCTACATAATAATCAGGACCTTGACCGTGACCCGTTTTTACTGGCGATGATGTCGATGGAGAAAGACTGACTAACTTGAACAATTGATTGAAAATCATATAATTAAATCAATGAGAAGCCGGTGCTTCGGAGGTTTGGTAAAATGAGCATACAGACCAGGCGGTCCCATATTCAAATCCTGCGGTGCTGAGTTAGCTGTTCTCAGTTGGAAAGGCCGTAGGAACATCACGGTTGTGTTAAATTTGACGAGGGTGGAGAACATCAGCTTGCAGCCCGTGCATACGAGTGTATGGATGTTTGGTGTTGTGTCCTCATTGTGAGTGAGAAGCCTGCTGACATCATCGTCCAAGCTTGTACATCAACACTTGACCATTTGGCTAAAATACCAAAGCACAACCTTTGCCAATGAAAACGCAGCCCGTCAATGGAATCCCACCAGAGCAAAGACAGGGGGAGGAATTGTCATCAAAAAAGCTTCTGACGGTCACCGTTGTTCCGAATCCACCTTCAATTTAGAATATTTGCCATACATTCAGAACAGGTTTTGAAACACAGCCTTGCTCAGGATTTGTTCTAAGAGTTTGCCTAGGAAATGGTGCAGTTTTTGCTCTTGTGTTCTCGTTTCCTCTGTGATTTAGCTCTCTGTGCCGGCGTTATGTCAGCTACGACATTAGGTTGACGAGGCTCCCGGCTAAAGTGGCCACTGTTGCTTGTTTTCGGCTGTGGGATTGGTTGCCCGAGAAAATAGCCGTCCTCTTCTGAGTCGGAAGAAGAGGAAGAGCATGTTGAGCAGCAACCATCATCATCTTCGCAGCGCAAGCCCAGGAAGTTATTCAAAGTGATGTTCTGAAGGCCATTGTCCCCTTCCCTATAAAAGGTTTGTTGTTTGTGAGATAGCTTAGCTTGGGGCTTCTGACATATGGTTGTCTGTATTAACTGGTTGTAATGTCCCAATAAAGCATCGTTATTGGCGCTCTCCAAAGATCGCTCAGTGATTGTGTGAAGTGCCTCATCGGAACACGATCTCTGAACTCTTCTCAATTGGTGACGATGGCTTCGGTAGTTCCCTTTATGCCTGTACACCTTCCTTCGGGTTTGCTCACTCATTGGTGCCTGCTGACACCTGCTTCTCTCCCTTGGCTTTGAGAATGTGGTATCACAGAAGGTGATTTTCTGGGGCCTAATTTGGGCTGCAGTCCTCCTGACTGGGGACATGGGCTCTTCCTTCCAACTTGAGTTTTGTGCCACCCCCTCTGGTTGCTTGGAGCTCAAGGAATGGAGAGACTCGGTGCTTCTTTTATGGGGGAAGGATTTAAGAATTCCAAAGGGGCTTCGCATTTTGAATTCCTTTCCTGCTTCATGGCTGTATTCTCGGCCAGGAGGCCTGAGCGGTTTTTGCAGCTTGTGTTTTCCGTCGTTTGAAGTTCCTTGGGGAAGAAATGAAACGGATTAGAAAGCAAGAAATTAAGTTCCCTCCCATTTCACCCTACACTGCGGCAAGAGAGAGCTGTACATTGGCGCATCATTTGAACATGATGAAGTTGGGAGAAAAGCGGATATTGAAAGTGTACAATATTGAAAGTTTACAAATCTGGGCTGTTTGTGTGCAGTTATAGAGTGATGGTGCCGAGAGTCTAAGATCAGATTGCAGTGTTGTCTTGGAGCAAGGGACCTATAATTAATAGGCAAACTGTTAGTACACTCTTACTTAAATCCATCTGGGTTTTTTTTGTAAACTGGATTTCCAACGTACAATTATTTTGCAAGTTGTAACCAGTTTTGCTGCATCTTCAGTACTGACTAGCTACATGGATTTTTAGTTAAACTCTACATGAATGTTTCAAAAATCATTCTTTAGGGTGAAGCTGTATTTGACCTCCGTCTTTTAAATTAAACTGCTAAAAggttttaaaagaaagaaaaacagTCAACTCCAGAAAGGCTTGTACCTGCGATTAGTGGAATGAAGTTCACTCCTGCTGCAGGTATAGATGGAGTTGGCTTGTGGTTCAAATGATCACAATGGCTGGTCAGGAACTCTGGAGTGGGCGAGCCCCAAAATGTGCAGCTGGTCCCATGATTCACCATTTGTCCTTTACCGGTTGAGGAGTATCAAAGGGAACTTGAAACCGCTGACTGATTAGTTTTGCAGCCTTTCCTTCGACAGAACATTGGTGTAAACACACATTGGCCCTTTTCTTGCTTTTACTCCATTCACTGCTCCAGTGGCTCAGTTGGTCGCACACTAGCCTCCGGGCCACAGATCCGGGGGTCAACTCCCACGCCAGGACATGAGCGCAGAAATGAGGGTTGGTGTTTGagcgcagtgctgagggaatgctgcactgttgggctGTCTTCTGGATGGGACCTTAAACAAAAGGACCCCTTCCTGCTCAGCTCAATAAATAAGATCCCACGGTGATATTTTAAAGAAGGCAGAGGGGTGTTATGCCTGGGGTCCTGGCCAattttcatccctcaatcaacaacatGCAAGATTACCTGCTCGTTGTCATATTGTTGTTTGTAggagcttgctatgcacaaattgtcTCCTGCATTTCCTACGCCTGATTAGCTGTAAAAGGCTTTGAGACGCCTGACGGTCatgcaaggtgctatataaatgcaagtctggtTTATTGATCCATTCAATGGATGTATCCAGTGCTGGTGAAGCACCAACCAGAATTTCCTGGGTGCATCGCTAGTTGTAGTTACGTTTTAGTTCAGATTTCGCAGCTCAGCTCGAGGAATCAGTTTCCAGTGTTTAtgatgttctttttaaaaataaatttagagcgcccaattattttttttctaattaaggggcaatttagcatggccaatccaccgaacctgcacatctttgggttgtgggggtgaaactgacgcagacacgaggagaatgtgcaaactccacacggacagtgacccagagccgggatcgaacccgggacctcggcaccgtgaggcagctgtgctaccactgtgccaccatgtcgcccccccccccccccctccaccccgtttATGATGTTCAATCAGTTTTCTGTGGGTCCTATATTAGACCCATAGGCATAGGTAAAGCCAGGCTACAGAAAATGGGGATGACAGTAACTGACTCATTCCAGCTTCTGACTGACCAAATGGAAAAAAACAGAAAAGCAATTTTGAGTTATCCTCAGGCTGCATTTACAGGACAATCTgtattgttgcagctgtatagaaccttagttaggccacacttggagtatagtgttcaattctggtcgccacactaccagaaggatgtggaggctttagagagggtgcagaagagatttaccagaatgttgcctggtatggagggcataagctatgaggagcgattgaataaactcggtttgttctcactggaacgaaggaggttgaggggcgacctgatagaggtatacaaaattatgaggggcatagacagagtggatagtcagaggcttttccccagggtagaggggtcaattactagggggcataggtttaaggtgagaggggcaaagtttagagtagatgtacgaggcaagttttttacgcagagggtagtgggtgcctggaactcactaccggaggaggtagtggaggcagggacgatagggacatttaaggggcatcttgacaaatatatgaataggatgggaatagaaggatacggaaccaggaagtgtagaagattgtagtttagtcgggcagtatggtcggcacgggcttggagggccgaagggcctgttcctgtgctgtacatttctttgttctttgttcttgttctaatcAACAGCTCATTACCTATGTCATTACCGACACGGGGATTTTGCAAAATGAACAAGAATACAGACAGAGGTAAACACCTTTCAACAATCGGCAACTGCTGCATAATCCAACAGCACTGGTCACTATAAGCAAGCATTGTATTGGATAAGAGACCACAGAACACGGGCCTCAGAGCCGTGGAGGAGGAGCCCCGAGGGCAAGAGGGAGGAAGCAGAGTCAAACACAGCACGCTGGGTGACACACGCCAGGGCCAACACAAAGTGCCCAAATAAGGCCGAATGGCCAGATAAGGCCCGCAACTACAGGGGAGTGAGGGAAAGAAACAGGTAGACAGACAAAGCTCCAGCAGGGAATAAACATGTGCACTCGTCCCACTCTggatgggggacgggggacgggggggtcgtcttgatctcctagatgtttataaacattgtggttaggttcacagcagggtacttgagatgcattcaagcatgatggggaatgaaaataaacaatccagacacccgGCTGTCTGGAAGCTATAACCCCGTCAATTACAGCCCACCAaatgctatttctctttgaaagtaaaTAGacggcacaatggagagcccccgctcgggaacggcaatttcggggcttttaagcccggtcccagggtccgcggaggcggcagaagaagggagaaggcacggaggaggcactgagaagacacaggaggggaaaaaaacccaaagaaaaatgtcgagggtgagcaaaaaaacggccgaaaaaaaccagctggaggtccgtcggggagtggaaaggtcaccgcggggtcaccaggaaaaatggaggctggagcaccagggaaggccgcactgcttacggctgaagaaataaccaaggtgatggctgcggaatttgaaaagcagttggcgcagattgcgaaatgcatggagacggtgaggaaggagatgagggaggtcttgagtgtgctggtggaggaggcggtttccccggtgaggacggaggtggcgagcgcagtggcggaggtgcgagagcaaggggaggcgctgaaggaagtggaggagacgttattgcagcacggtgatcaacttgcctcgatggggaaagagatgcggaaggtgatggatactaacaaggatctgcgaggaaaaatggaagacctggaaaatagatccaggcgacagaacttgaggattgtggggctgcccgaaggagttgaaggaccgaagccgactgagtattttgccgcgatgctggcaaaactactgggggagggggaggacccctcccgatatgaactggatcgggctcatcggtcgtggaggcctgtaccaaaggcgagtgagccgccaagggcagtgactctgtgcttccgtaggtacagggtgaaggagaaggtcctgagctgggccaagcagaagcgggtggtgcagtgggctggagctggtatacgtgtataccaggactttacggtggagctggcgaggaggcgggctgccttcaaccgggtgaagagggcactgtacattggcaaggtgcggtgcggcattgtatatccagcaaagctgagggtgacttacaagctcagggacttttattttggaacggcggaagcagcggaggagtttgcgaaagcagaaggactgtggcagaactgacaaattgaggaatggccatgtgccgatgtaacctcatgactgtattttcttcttttttgtatcactgcgcgcgggtgtagagattaaaggagccaaggtggtatatatttggacaagggaagggacgggactttcactcaaaatgagagttctttggggtgtaggtggataggcggggtttgtgtgctaaaaggggatctttgggctttcctggggccgagcaagtgggaaagggacccgggcggggacctccacgctggccggtgtgtgccggccagtgaacgggagtgaggtggggggaggggctgcggccatcggagcctggcagaacagggtccgagtggtctagccggggtggaaagttggggggaaggaaccgaggttgggaggaggagttgtacaagaggcagtggacgggaggagtgggaggtggggggcgggggtggggggttggggggggggtgggtacaactcttgggtatcatggacggtactctttcagagggtgcatgtagttgagtgtggggggggggggattggactctataggtcaatggtgaccatgggcggtcccggactcctttttctttttctcctttgttttttgtttccaccgcgggagggtttgttttattggatgcatattttgacaggtgggccgttgtttggggtggtgggaggatgggatcgttgttattgttaaggggattgattttgtatttgttaccgtttactgtctgtgggtggggtgtaaatcttgaaggaaaatgtgaaaatggaaaataaaaccattaaaaaaaaaattcctatCACAAATAATAATGCAAACTAATTATGACACTAATGTACATACAATTGCACTTCATTCGCTGTACAAAGTTTTAATGGGCTATCTGAGGTCATGAAAGGGACTGCCATTGTCTTTTTATCCTTTATCAGAAGACGATTGTCCACTTGGCTTTATTACTTTGTTCTTTTGGAGTTGAGGAGATAATATACGCTGGCTTCACGAAACGTGGAGGTCGtgcattctaataataataatggcttattgtcacgagtgggcttcaatgaagttactgtgaaaagcccctcgtcgccacattcctgcgcttgttcggggaggctggtacaggatctGGTTTGCAATTTAAGAATTGCCGTGTTTGAGGTGAGAAATGTCTTTTCCCTTTACCCTTCATCAAATCATAATCGTTCTCCTCTTTCATTTGTATGTTTTTCTTCCAAAATTTGAACTATGATCAAATCTAAAGTGATGAGTAACCCAAGTTTCACCTTAAAAGTGCGTTAAATGCAAGTTTTTCGGGCGGCacagggcgcagtggttagcactggggctacggcactgaagacccgggtttgaatcccgaccctgggtcactgtccgtgtggagtttgcacattctccccgtgtctgcgtgggtttcgtagtGATCTGCCTATCTGAGAGTATGTAAAGGCTTAACcactagataaccactagatggcagcactagatatgGGTAAAAAAGTTAAACTCAGAGAGAGTTCCCACCTCTTCATGTCCGGAGTGACGAGTgaacagagttagagagagatcgcttagtgtgcaggtgcagtttgtttttttataaatttagattacccaattattttttccaattaaggggcaatttagcgtggccaatccacctactctgcacatttttgggttgtgggggcgaaatccacgcagacacggggagaatgtgcaaactccacacggacagtgacccagagccggggtcgaacctgagacctcagcgccgtgaggcagctgtgctaaccactaggctaccgtgctgccctatgcaggTGCAGTTAATCATCATATATATTTAATTTAGTAAATCTAATGTACAGTTTTAGTTtttgaagagtgaacaaactcatagttaatttattatcgttactcaataaatagtatttgctttatttgaagactttgagtgttacTGAATATCACACATATGACCATTCTGGCTGAAAGCAAATGAGTAATCAGATATTACACAACGTAATAtaacaggtttcacccccacaacccaaagatgtgcaggttaggtggattggccatgctaaattgccacttaattggaaaaaagatgggTGCTTTACgctgctgtcctgctagcccccagcaaaacggggaatcggtggccgttataCGCTATttgttctggcgtaaaacgccagcgTGGAAACgctggcgtgggggacatagccccagaatcggtgaatccagcccaagatgttggctagctgtaagaagacaaagggtggtggttgatgggaaatgttcagactggagtccagttactagtggtgtaccacaaggatctgttttggggccactgctgtttgccatttttataaatgacctggaggagggcgtagaaggatgggtgagtgaatttgcagatgacactaaagtcggtggagttgtggacaatgcggaaggatgttacaagttacagagggacatagataagctgcagcgctgggctgagaggtggcaaatggagtttaatgcagaaaagtgtgaggtgattcattttggaaggaattacaggagtactgggctaatggtaagattcttggtagtgtggatgagcagagagatctcggtgtccatgtacatagatccctgaaagttgccacccaggttgagagggttgttaagaaggcgtacgatgtgttagcttttattggtagagggattgagtttcagagccatgaggtcatgttgcagctgtacaaaactctggtgcggccgcatttggagtattgcgtgcaattctggtcgccgcattataggaaggatgtggaagcattggaaagggtgcagaggagatttaccagaatgttgcctggtatggagggaagatcttatgagggaaggctgagggacttgaggctgttttcgttagagagaaggttaagaggtgacttaattgaggcatacaagatgatcagaggattagatagggtggacagtgagagccttttccctcggatggtgatggctagcacgaggggacatagctttaaattgaggggagatagatataggacagatgtcagaggtaggttctttactcagagagtagtaagggcgtggaatgccctgcctccaacagtagtggactcgccaacactaagggcattcaaatggtcattggatagacatatggacgataagggaatagtgtagatgggctttagagtggtttcacaggtcggtgcaacatcgagggccgaagggcctgtactgcgctgtaatgttctatgtacctaAATCATTAAGTTCCCAAGTTTGAGCAATAGGTGATGATTGATCAAGATACCGATCATAAATCTATTATCTATTTAATAGGGGGTagtctttttttaatttagagtacctaattatttttctctaattgaggggcaaattagccaatccacctaccctgcgcatcttttggattgtgggggtgagtcccacgcagtcacggggagaatctgcgaactccacacggacagtgatccggggccgggattgaacccgggtcctcagccccgtgaggaagcagtgctaaccagtgtgccaccgtgccgccgaaaCAGGGATTAGACTGACAGGAAAAATTATCATTCAATTGCGAACTGGATATGCTGCAGTTTTAGCATCACGCATATGATGACTTGTGTCATGGTGGATATCCAGTCCCACCCCAAATCTGATAGCTGGGGAAGGTGCATTaataatgcagccaaacaggttgagtggttGAGTGTGATCCTGCAGATCCATCCAGCAGACGCCAATGGcaggcagggagagtgggagagattcctggtctgcCAAGTGACGGAAATATAATTGGAGCCCCTATCATCATTACCCATAGTTCCAGACTCAACATGTATGTGAAAGCACAagttgccacagcaactcggacCCTCTGAGAGAACTGTAACACACAACCACCATGCATAGTGATGACGGTGAGGAATAAATTAAGATAAAGCAGTGTCTGGAAGAGAAATATGGACAATTGACTATTCAGTTCACAGGCTCTCACGTTGAACAGTTGTGTTGACTGTAGTTGGTGTTAAAGATCGTTCCAGTAGGTTTCTGGCCTCACCTCCATGCAAATGATCCTGGAACTAGAATGTCAGCCATGCCCTCCTAGAGATATTGCCCTGCTGGACATGTCCTTTACTTGGATAGCTTAGGTCCGTAGTTATCCTGATGGGGATTAAGCAATAACACTTAGCCCTGGAAATCCTCACTGCCTCTGGGCTGGTGGAAGTGCACCAAAATGGGAATCTACTATTGACCTCCGCTCCTGATCCCGCTGAAGTAATCTCGGGTCAGAGTGGGGGTCAAAGGATTTTTCCTAAAGTTGCCGATTGGCCCCATGGCAGGTTCTTTCCAGGATAGGATGTGGAGATGGGCACCACACGCACTTTGCAATTGATCTTTAATGAATGTGCAGATTGTGGCCAGGGAAGGGGACAGGAGTCACAGGAATGCAGACCGGGGGAGGCAACCCTGCTAGCTATATACCCTTGTGACATGGGGGTTAGGGGATGGAACGGGGGCGGGGTCATGTTTGGGATGGACGAATGGATTACATAGATAGATTacgtagaatttgcagtgcagaaggaagccattcacaccagtacttggaaagagccccctatttaagcccacaccttcaccctatccctgtaacccagtaaccccacctaaccattttggacattaagggcaatttagaatggccaatccacctaacctgcacatctttggactgtgggaggaaactcacgcagacacagggagaacatgcagactctgcacagacagagacccaaaccaggaatcgagcctggggccctggcgctgtgaatcagcagtgctaaccactgtgctaccgtgccacccggatGCTCTACCTGTCCCTAAGGGCAATTATTGGATCTGCTTTTCTGGGTGGAAATCTGATGGTGCTGTCCACTTCGGACCGCTTGATTCTAATTTATGTCCTGCCCCCAGTATTTCGCAGGCCCAGGAGAGGTGGGGGCTCTTACACTTAATCCTTATTCATTAGCCTTAAAATGCGATAGGTGGATGAACATCCACATACCCAGCTGTCCATCGTATACTCTACACACATGTAAGGCAATGGCTGAAGTAAGAGAGCACCACAGTTATGCTCAAACCCTCTGGATAAAGATCAGGATTTCCCTCCCAAGCCAGAGGTGCTACGGAAGACGTAAAACATCCGTGAAGGTCTTAACTATCAGCAACTAACTTAAATCAGACAGGGGACTGAGCTTCTGATTTGCTGATTGCTGTGATTCTTATCCTTcctattgtggtattatcataaatgtaagaactgcaagggttaatgaaatgtctagaatagccactagagggaactaCAGCTACAAGTTTATAAggtattgatgctaagccttgtgggggagagagtagtgcaggagttagttaagagacagacagaagtaaagatagtgtgagtaagagcagatcatagtttctaacagtataaagattagttgtagtttgagtgtagtttatatgttaataatcaactatTATTTAGAAGTGtgagtcgaatccaaattagtagtgttaataaacttATAGCTTTGTTcacgttcaagctattttgtggtctttgtgaacactacgccaaccatcctgaaataagcaacacaaagaacaccacacccagCAGTCCATTTCGCTCCTATGTGTGTTTGGGATTGGGAGGGGCAGCGATGAAGGAGACAGTGGAAGTCGTTCCGAGCATGAGATCGGTTATCACTCCTGCATTAACTTGGTTACCTGCAATCTGGACAGCTGCCGAAGCATCTTGTGGATTTTTTCCAGCCTTCTGTTCCGCCATCTTGTCTTTCAAACTCTGGGGTGAAATTTCCAACCGTGTTTGCTGATCCTGCACAGGGTGTTCCGAACCAACCTGAACATCCAGCTGTTGATTCTGTTTGTTCCAAAAGGATTTGGTGGGACTATCCGATCCGTCCCCGAGTCGGCCTCCCTGTTGAACGCAGTACATGTCCAGCTGATGTTTGAAGGCCAGGCCTTCATCAAGAGCCAAAGGTACCAAAGCCATTGTTTTCATCATTGTTTGGTCTTCAACAGGCCAAACCTCATGCCCATTACTTAGGGACGTATTGTCAATGACTTTCATAGCATTTTCAAGTCCACCTTTTAGCCAATTAAAATTACATAGCGTTGCTGAATGATCATTTTGTTTGTCTGATTCTTGATCATAGGTCAAAATCTCATCCTTATAGCCTTTCTCGTTCGTGAGATTGTCATCCTCCGAAGCCCATGCCTCTGACCTTGCCTCGTTTTGAGGCTCAATGTCTTTTTCCAACAGCTCATAGTCCGTGTGCCAGTGCTGAAGTTTAACAGAACTCTTGCGTTGCTTCTTGAGCTCTGACACAagattatcttcaccatcagctgcTTGGTCTTTGATACTGAGAATGTCCACATGGTGAAGAATACAATCCGTGTTATCCACAGGCTGCGTTTCAGTGGTTTGGCTGTGTTGCCGGATCGGGGGCAGCCAAGCGCTGTTGGCCACGGTGTCTTCCCCGAGACTGAAAACACAATTCGATTCTTGGGATTGCATAGATTGAAAAGCAGAGTCTGAGGAATCTGATCCACCAGGTTCTTCCACTTGACTGCAGGTTGCAGAGCAGAAGACTTGGCCATGCCGGGAAGTGAAGGTACAGCCTAAGAGAGGCTTCTTGCATTGAGTACATGAAAAGCAAGAGTTGGTTGCATGCCAGTGCTGACCACTGAAAGTTATTTGCCCACAGTCAATACCTGTTGATTTAAAGGCACAAAATTGAACGTTTGGTTCTAATAAGAAGTTTAAAAAACTTTCATAACTTCAGGATGAGGACATGCAAACCAGATAAAAGTGGGAAAATGACACACCCTTCATCAATTGGGTGAAAACCTATTACAAAAAACCATTGCTTGTTTTCCTTAACCATAGATTTGTTTGAATACTGCTTACGAATGACCTCATTGAGAACCCAGATTATTTTCGAGGAGGTGAAAAGAGCACAAAGTTGAACAGACAAGATTGCCGAAA contains:
- the LOC140393688 gene encoding prickle-like protein 1, which encodes MSVLDTRSPENKKVASKMTFDFQQNAPSDNDSGCALEEYAWVPPGLKPEQVHQYFRCLPEENIPYVNSTGEKFRIKQLLYQLPPHDNDEKYCQSLSEEEKRELRVFSGQRKREALGRGIVQVFPLTATGALCEKCGGKINGGDVAVFAQRAGNRTCWHPYCFGCITCQELLVDLIYFYQEGKIYCGRHHADLFKPRCASCDQLIFAEECTEAEGRYWHMDHFSCTECDVILGGQKYIMKEGQPYCCGCFETLYAEYCETCREIISIDCGQITFSGQHWHATNSCFSCTQCKKPLLGCTFTSRHGQVFCSATCSQVEEPGGSDSSDSAFQSMQSQESNCVFSLGEDTVANSAWLPPIRQHSQTTETQPVDNTDCILHHVDILSIKDQAADGEDNLVSELKKQRKSSVKLQHWHTDYELLEKDIEPQNEARSEAWASEDDNLTNEKGYKDEILTYDQESDKQNDHSATLCNFNWLKGGLENAMKVIDNTSLSNGHEVWPVEDQTMMKTMALVPLALDEGLAFKHQLDMYCVQQGGRLGDGSDSPTKSFWNKQNQQLDVQVGSEHPVQDQQTRLEISPQSLKDKMAEQKAGKNPQDASAAVQIAGTSNDGKHKLQKPLRPPGREYSHEAGKEFKMRSPFGILKSFPHKRSTESLHSLSSKQPEGVAQNSSWKEEPMSPVRRTAAQIRPQKITFCDTTFSKPRERSRCQQAPMSEQTRRKVYRHKGNYRSHRHQLRRVQRSCSDEALHTITERSLESANNDALLGHYNQLIQTTICQKPQAKLSHKQQTFYREGDNGLQNITLNNFLGLRCEDDDGCCSTCSSSSSDSEEDGYFLGQPIPQPKTSNSGHFSREPRQPNVVADITPAQRAKSQRKREHKSKNCTIS